A region of the Myxococcus stipitatus DSM 14675 genome:
TGCACGGTGCCGTCGGCGGCGACCGCGACGCCAAACGCATAGTCGGGCTGCGAGCCGCCGAGCATCCGGGTCCACAACTGGTTGGCCACGGAGCTGTACTTGGCCACGAAGACGTCCACGGTGCCGTTGTTGGCCGGGCCGCCGGGGAAGGTGCCGAACGTCTCGCCCACGACGTAGATGGAGCCATCCGCGCTCACGGCCACGCCGCGCGCGTCCTCGAGCTCGGAGGTGTCATCCTGGCGGGCCCACTGCTGGACGCCCAGGATGTTGAGCTTCATGAGGAACAGGTCCGTGCCCGACGCGGGCGTGCCGGAGCCGCCGAACGCGCCGGACGTGTTCCCCACGACGTACACCTGGTGGTCGGCCGTCACCGCGATGCCGCGCGCGATGTCGCTCTCCACCGTGCCGTACTGGTTGAGCCAGTAGGGGTTGCCGCCCGTGTCGTAGAGCGCCACGACGACGTCGTAGTTGTTGGGGTTGCCGCCGTTGGCGAAGCTGCCGCCGGTGTAGCCGGAGAGGTAGAGCGTGTCGTCCGCGCCCAGGGCGAGGCCCGTGCCGAAGTCATCCATCTGCGTGCCGTTCTGACGCAGCCACTGCCGGTTGCCCTGGGCGTCGAACTGGGTGACGAAGAAGTCGAAGCCGCCCGCGTTCGTGAAGAAGTCGAAGCCGCCCGAGGTGTGGCCCGCGACGTACACGTTGCCGTTCGCGTCGGCGACCACGGCCGTGGCGCGCTCCTCCCCCGCGGTGCCCAACTGCTGGACCCACTGCAGGGCGCCCGCGGTGGTGTACTTGGCGACGAAGACGTCCATGCCGCCCGCCTTCGGCTGCGAACCGAGCTGGCTGGAGGTGTGGCCCACCACATAGACGCTGTCACCCGAGACGGCGACCGCCTGGGCCTGCTCATCGAGGTTGGCGCCGAGCTGGCGCACCCAGGACGGGGCGGGGACCTGCGCCTCGGCGGCGAGGGGCATTCCTACCGCGCAGACGGCGCCAGCGAGGGCGAACGTGCTCAACAGGGGGTGTCTCATCTTGGACTCCAGTGCTCAGTCGGGGGCTGAGCCGTGACGCGCGAGGGACGACGCTCGTCCCGCGTCCAGGTGAAGTCTATCGCCACGGCAAGTATTCAAGACCACGGGATGGCCTTGCGTGGAAAGTGGGTAATGAAAGACACGCAGGGGTCTGTGATTGCCCTGGTCTGAGTTTTTGTTGACCCGGTTGCAGATGACGCGGCGTGGCGGGTGGTGCGCCCGCGCCGCGTCCTGCCCCGCTCAGGTCAGCGTGAAGGCGCGGGCGAGCGTCAGCACTTCCACGCGAGAGGCCCCCGCCGCGCTCAAGGCCGTGGCGGCGGCGCGAGCGGTGGCTCCCGTGGTGAAGACATCGTCGAGCAGCAGCACGTCGCGGTCGGCGACATCGGTGGTGGCACGGAAGGCCCCGTCGACGTTGTCGGCGCGGGCCTCTTCGCTCAGTCCCACCTGGCGCTGGGTCTCCCGCGTCCGGGTGAGCCACCCCACGGGCGCCTCGTGGCCCAGGTGCTTCGCCAGCGCGCCCGCGAGGAGCTGGGCCTGGTCGTACTTGCGCGCACGGTAGCGGCGGGTGTGCAGCGGCAGCGCCACCACGAGGGTGGGGGCGTGGGTGAGGAAGCTTCGCGCCTCGGCCGCGAGCAGCTCCCCGAGGGGCGCGGCCAGCTCCGGCCGGTCCTCGTACTTGAAGCGGTGGATGGCGCGGGAGACGGGCCCCTCGTGCGCGAAGGGGGCCCAGGCTCGGGAGAAGGGCGGCGGCGAGGCGCGGCAGCGCGGGCAGGTGGCCCCGGGAAAGGTGCCGGGCTCGGCGCAGGTGCGACAGCAGGCGGGGGGCAGGCGCTCCACCGCCGTGTCGCAGGACTCACAGAAGAAGGCCCCGGGGCCGGGCAGCACCCGCGCGCAGGCGATGCACGCGGGGGGATAGAGCACGTCCAGCAGGGCCTTCAGCACGACGACTCGCTCAAGGCAGGACACCCATCCGGTTCATCTCCTTCGACTGGGGCAGGCCCATCACCTTGCACAGGGTGGGGGCGATGTCCGCGAGGATGCCAGGGCGCAGCTTCTGTCCCCGGAAGGCCGGGTGGATGAGGTGGAAGGGCACCGGGTTGAGCGTGTGCGCCGTGTGCGGCTCGCCCGTGACGGGGTCCACCATCTGCTCGCAGTTGCCGTGGTCCGCGGAGATGGCCAGCACCCAGCCATTGCGCTCACACGCCTTGCCGAGCACGCCCAGGCACTCGTCCACCACGCGCACCGCCTGCATGGCCGCGTCCAGCCGGCCGCTGTGGCCCACCATGTCCGGGTTGGCGAAGTTCGCGAGCGCGAAGTCATACGTGCCCGAGTCCAGCCGCTTCACCAGCTCCGCCGTCACCTCGCGCGCGGACATCTCCGGCTTCAAGTCGTAGGTCTTCACGTCGCGCGGGCTGGGCACGAGGAAGCGGTCCTCACCGGGGTAGACGACCTCGCGTCCGCCGTTGAAGAAGAACGTCACGTGCGCGTACTTCTCCGTCTCCGCCGTGCGGAACTGGCGCAGCCCCTGGCGCGACAGCAGCTCCGGGAAGATGTCCTGCGGCTGGTCCGGACCAAAGGCCACGGGCAGGTCGAACGTCTCGTCGTACTGGGTCATGCAGACGTAGCGCCCCAGCCGCAGCCCGCCTCGGTCGAACTCCTTGAAGCTCGGGTACGCCAGCGCCTGGGTCAGCTCCCGCGCGCGGTCCGCCCGGAAGTTGAAGAACAGCACCGTGTCGCCGTCCTGGATGCGGCCCACCGGGGTGCCGTCTCCGTTGGCGATGAGGGTGGGCTTCACGAACTCGTCGGTGACCTTCTCCGCGTACGACGCGCGGATGGCGCTCAGCGCGTCCGGCGCCTTGGGGCCCTGGCCGTGCACCAGCGCCTCATAGGCGAGCTGCACCCGGTCCCACCGCTTGTCGCGGTCCATGGCGTAGTAGCGCCCGCTCACCGTGGCGATGCGGCCCGCCTGCGTCTCGTGGAGGAAGCGCTCCAACTGCTCCACGTAGCCCAGCGCGCTCTGCGGCGGCGTGTCGCGTCCATCCAGGAACGCATGCACGTAGACGTGGGCAACACCTCGCTCGCGCGCGGCCCGCAGCAGGGCGAACAGGTGGTCCATCGACGAGTGCACACCGCCGGGCGACACCAATCCCAGCAGGTGCAGCGCCTTGCCGTCCGCCTTCACGCCGTCCATCGCCGCGCGCAGCACCGGGTTCTGCGCCAGCTCCCCGGACTCCACCGCGCGGTTGATGCGCACCAGGTCCTGGTAGACGATTCGGCCCGCGCCGATGTTGGTGTGGCCCACCTCCGAGTTGCCCATCTGCCCCTCGGGCAGGCCCACGGCCAGGCCGGAGGTCGCCAGCTCGGTGAAGGGATAGGGGCTCGTCAGCTTGTCGAGGTGCGGCGTTCCGGCCAGGAGGATGGCATTCGCCTCGCGCTCGTGGCGGATGCCCCAGCCGTCCAGGATGCAGAGCAGGACCTTGTGTGCGGGAGTCATGCCCGAACCCTAACCACGCGGGCGCCGGACACAGAGGGCAAAAAGCAGGGGGCCGCCCCGTTTCCAGGCCCCGGGGAGGGTGGGCCGCGCTACTCCGCGTGGGAGCGCGTCTTGTACGTCAGCACCGGCGCCAGGGTGGCCACCACTCTCACCAGCCCCGCTTCCACCAGGTCCGTCACCACGCGGTCTATGGGCTTGTACGCAGGCGGTGCTTCCTCGAAGAGCAGGTCCTTGTTCTCGCAGACGACGTGGCTCTTGAAGGAGGTGCGTGTGAGGGACTCCGCGGTGAAGCGCTCCTTGATGCGCTCCCGGGCGGCCGTCCGCGTCCACTTGCGTCCCGCGCCGTGCGCGAGGCTGAACGCGCTGCCCGTCCCATCTCCCAGCGGTGCCACCAGATAGCTCAGCGCGCCACGGCTGCCCGGAATCACCACGGGCCCTTCATCCGCCGGCGCCGCGCCCTTGCGATGCAGCCACCGCGTCCCCCGCGCGTCTCGCCGCGCGGTGACGCTGTTGTGGCAGACGTCCAACACCCGACGGCCCGGAGCGCCGATGCCATCCAACATGCGCCGCGCCACCAGCGCCCGGTTGGCCCGGGCCCACGCCACCGCGTGGTCATGCCGTGTCAGGTAGGCGGAGGCCTCGGCCGAGTCCGCCGCCAGCCCTCCCGCCGCGTGACGGTCCACATGGGCCCGGAGAATCGCCTCGCCCAGTCCTCGCGAGCCCGAGTGCACCAGGAGCAGCAGCCGGTCCGCGGCCAGGCCCAGGGAGGCGAAGGCCTCCGCGTCGTGCACGGCCTCCACCCGTTGAAGCTCGGCGAAGTGATTACCGCCGCCCACCGTGCCGAGTGACGCCTCGAAGCCGGTGGACTTCACGCCTTCCTCCGCCAGGAAGCCTTCCACGTCTCCGTTCCAGGCTCCCTCCACATCCAGCTTCGATGCCCACCGTTCGGCCTTGGCCTTGCGTGCGAGCATCCCCACGTCCCACAACCCCATGCCACAGCCGATGTCGCTGCCCACCAGGTAGGGATAGAGGATGCCTTCCGAGGTGAAGGCGGCGCCGACGGGAGCGCCCTTGCCGGGGTGCAGGTCGGGGAGCCCCACCGCCAGGCGCATGCCGGGAAGTCGAGCCACGGCCTCGAGCTGCCGCACCGCCTCTCCCTCGATCCACGACTGGGGCGAGGCGATGATGCGCACAGGCGCGGAAGGGGTGGGGGTGGGGGTCGTGTCGGCGGTGCTCATGAGGCCCGTTGACGCCCCCTCTCTTCCGGCCCTGACGCCCCCGCAAAGCAGGCCCGGTGGCGTCCATTGCTGAACGCCTGCCTGGCCGCCTACTTGTGGTACGGCTCGCCCTTGAGAATCGTGAACGCGCGGTAGAGCTGCTCCACCAGCACGACGCGGGCCAGCCGGTGGGGCAGCGTCATCTTCGACAGCGACAGCGTGAGGTTCGCCGCGTCGCGCACGCTCGCGTCCAGGCCCTCGTCGCCGCCAATGACGAACAGCAGGTCCTTGGCGCCCGTCTGGGCCTTGCCCACGTAGCGGCTCAGCTCCACCGAGTCGAGCAGCGAGCCTCGCTCATCCAGCGCCACCACCCAGTCCTGCGGCTTGCGCCGCGAGAGGATGGCCTCCGCCTCGGAGGCCTTGGCGTCGCCGGGCTTGAGCTTCTTGCCGCTCGCCTCGGTCAGCTCCACCAGCTCGAAGCGGGTGTAGTGCCCCAGACGGCGGGCATACTCCTGGACCGCCGGCTCGTAGAGGCCGGAGCGGTCCTTGCCGATGGAGAGGAGGCGGACCTTCAGGACACCTTCTCCCGGGACGCGTCCGCCCAGAGACCTTCCAGGTCATAGTGCGCGCGCAGGTCCGCGAGGAACAGGTGCGCGACCACCTCGCCGTAGTCGAGCAGCACCCACTGGCCCGTCTCCACACCTTCGGTGCCCAGGGCGCGCGCCTTCTCGTCGCCCTGCTTGAGCTGCACCTGGACGTGCTCGGCCATGGCGCTCACCTGGCGGTCGCTCTCGCCGGAGGCGATGACGATGTAGTCCGCGTAGGAGGTCATGCCCCGCACGTCGAGGATGACGACGTCCAGCGCCTTCTTGTCGAGCAGCAGCTGTCCCACGCGCCGCGCCAGCGCCTGGGCCTGCGGGT
Encoded here:
- a CDS encoding SBBP repeat-containing protein encodes the protein MRHPLLSTFALAGAVCAVGMPLAAEAQVPAPSWVRQLGANLDEQAQAVAVSGDSVYVVGHTSSQLGSQPKAGGMDVFVAKYTTAGALQWVQQLGTAGEERATAVVADANGNVYVAGHTSGGFDFFTNAGGFDFFVTQFDAQGNRQWLRQNGTQMDDFGTGLALGADDTLYLSGYTGGSFANGGNPNNYDVVVALYDTGGNPYWLNQYGTVESDIARGIAVTADHQVYVVGNTSGAFGGSGTPASGTDLFLMKLNILGVQQWARQDDTSELEDARGVAVSADGSIYVVGETFGTFPGGPANNGTVDVFVAKYSSVANQLWTRMLGGSQPDYAFGVAVAADGTVQVAGYTTNALDGNPYAGAQDAFFTRFDAAGLKLGTRTLGTSAPDSARGVAVDASGNAYVTGSTYGGLSGNTNAGSFDAFLARF
- a CDS encoding ComF family protein, which translates into the protein MLKALLDVLYPPACIACARVLPGPGAFFCESCDTAVERLPPACCRTCAEPGTFPGATCPRCRASPPPFSRAWAPFAHEGPVSRAIHRFKYEDRPELAAPLGELLAAEARSFLTHAPTLVVALPLHTRRYRARKYDQAQLLAGALAKHLGHEAPVGWLTRTRETQRQVGLSEEARADNVDGAFRATTDVADRDVLLLDDVFTTGATARAAATALSAAGASRVEVLTLARAFTLT
- the gpmI gene encoding 2,3-bisphosphoglycerate-independent phosphoglycerate mutase, with translation MTPAHKVLLCILDGWGIRHEREANAILLAGTPHLDKLTSPYPFTELATSGLAVGLPEGQMGNSEVGHTNIGAGRIVYQDLVRINRAVESGELAQNPVLRAAMDGVKADGKALHLLGLVSPGGVHSSMDHLFALLRAARERGVAHVYVHAFLDGRDTPPQSALGYVEQLERFLHETQAGRIATVSGRYYAMDRDKRWDRVQLAYEALVHGQGPKAPDALSAIRASYAEKVTDEFVKPTLIANGDGTPVGRIQDGDTVLFFNFRADRARELTQALAYPSFKEFDRGGLRLGRYVCMTQYDETFDLPVAFGPDQPQDIFPELLSRQGLRQFRTAETEKYAHVTFFFNGGREVVYPGEDRFLVPSPRDVKTYDLKPEMSAREVTAELVKRLDSGTYDFALANFANPDMVGHSGRLDAAMQAVRVVDECLGVLGKACERNGWVLAISADHGNCEQMVDPVTGEPHTAHTLNPVPFHLIHPAFRGQKLRPGILADIAPTLCKVMGLPQSKEMNRMGVLP
- a CDS encoding RNA ligase RtcB family protein, yielding MSTADTTPTPTPSAPVRIIASPQSWIEGEAVRQLEAVARLPGMRLAVGLPDLHPGKGAPVGAAFTSEGILYPYLVGSDIGCGMGLWDVGMLARKAKAERWASKLDVEGAWNGDVEGFLAEEGVKSTGFEASLGTVGGGNHFAELQRVEAVHDAEAFASLGLAADRLLLLVHSGSRGLGEAILRAHVDRHAAGGLAADSAEASAYLTRHDHAVAWARANRALVARRMLDGIGAPGRRVLDVCHNSVTARRDARGTRWLHRKGAAPADEGPVVIPGSRGALSYLVAPLGDGTGSAFSLAHGAGRKWTRTAARERIKERFTAESLTRTSFKSHVVCENKDLLFEEAPPAYKPIDRVVTDLVEAGLVRVVATLAPVLTYKTRSHAE
- a CDS encoding 23S rRNA (pseudouridine(1915)-N(3))-methyltransferase RlmH, whose product is MKVRLLSIGKDRSGLYEPAVQEYARRLGHYTRFELVELTEASGKKLKPGDAKASEAEAILSRRKPQDWVVALDERGSLLDSVELSRYVGKAQTGAKDLLFVIGGDEGLDASVRDAANLTLSLSKMTLPHRLARVVLVEQLYRAFTILKGEPYHK
- the rsfS gene encoding ribosome silencing factor, producing MATKKKTTTPRKKSGTRAPAARKKTAGKAAPKGKAPARKKTAGRAPAKKKTARLPAAPQQKAGPAENPQAQALARRVGQLLLDKKALDVVILDVRGMTSYADYIVIASGESDRQVSAMAEHVQVQLKQGDEKARALGTEGVETGQWVLLDYGEVVAHLFLADLRAHYDLEGLWADASREKVS